The Tepidibacillus fermentans genome includes a region encoding these proteins:
- a CDS encoding TCP-1/cpn60 chaperonin family protein — MSKQNQTGHDYDDRLTVLHTNVNAIKAVASAVEGTLGPKGLDTMLVDENGQVIVTNDGVTILEKMEASHPAAKMLIQVARSQQNEIGDGTTTATVLASELLTEAVNQVNRGVPVAKVIAGMKKGIDYAIDLIRSKVRMIADLSESSLRQVAYIAGREHEDIAELIIDAARLMTKEKLLNPEYKFAESIMAYEGTENELISGLILSKKRMNIQMPKKLINANILVIEDAFEPEDIDDEALGTEVGFRKYLEYKAEFQKNLVKIPLLGVNVIAVDRGVDPLAEEYCIDHGIMVIQRLSRQDLKRLVEHTGAKTIKRTGLHKEVEELKAYVGHAEEVLEDQMLQKIRIIGGKGKPMATILVGASTGEIVEERERIAKDAASSVQAAIRGGYVPGGGAIEFWAAREIEKLIEQVQGMEGHGLQVVATALRKPMAQIIWNAGFNPLEKLEEVKVAQNKQKKDSLGIHADTGKVIDMEEVGVIDPSLVKIHALRAAGEIAEAILRIQTIIKMRSVDHD, encoded by the coding sequence ATGAGCAAGCAAAACCAAACCGGCCATGATTATGATGACCGCTTGACTGTTTTACATACCAATGTAAACGCGATTAAAGCTGTGGCGTCTGCGGTTGAAGGAACACTAGGCCCAAAAGGTTTGGATACGATGCTGGTGGATGAAAATGGTCAAGTAATCGTTACAAATGATGGGGTAACGATCTTAGAGAAGATGGAAGCGAGTCATCCTGCAGCGAAGATGCTGATACAAGTAGCCAGGTCACAGCAAAATGAAATTGGTGATGGCACAACGACGGCTACGGTTCTAGCTAGTGAATTATTAACTGAAGCAGTAAACCAAGTAAATCGCGGTGTGCCAGTTGCAAAAGTTATCGCTGGAATGAAAAAGGGAATCGACTATGCAATCGATCTTATCCGATCGAAAGTGCGGATGATTGCTGATTTATCCGAATCATCATTACGTCAAGTGGCTTATATTGCTGGACGGGAACATGAAGATATTGCTGAGTTAATCATAGATGCCGCTAGGTTAATGACAAAAGAAAAACTGCTTAATCCTGAATATAAATTCGCTGAATCGATTATGGCTTATGAAGGAACGGAGAATGAATTAATCTCTGGTTTGATCCTCAGCAAAAAACGGATGAATATCCAGATGCCTAAGAAATTGATCAATGCAAACATTTTGGTGATTGAAGATGCATTTGAACCTGAAGATATTGATGACGAAGCATTAGGTACAGAAGTTGGTTTTCGCAAATATTTAGAATATAAAGCTGAATTCCAAAAGAATTTAGTAAAAATTCCTTTATTAGGGGTCAACGTGATTGCCGTTGATCGAGGCGTTGATCCTTTAGCAGAGGAATATTGTATTGATCATGGAATTATGGTGATACAAAGGTTGTCAAGGCAAGATTTAAAGCGTCTCGTTGAACATACAGGTGCGAAAACAATCAAACGCACAGGTCTTCATAAGGAAGTGGAGGAACTAAAAGCATATGTTGGCCATGCTGAAGAAGTACTAGAGGATCAAATGTTACAGAAAATAAGAATCATAGGTGGTAAAGGAAAGCCAATGGCCACGATTCTTGTTGGAGCATCTACAGGCGAAATTGTTGAAGAAAGAGAGCGAATTGCGAAAGATGCAGCCTCATCCGTACAAGCAGCTATTCGTGGGGGATATGTTCCAGGTGGTGGTGCAATCGAATTTTGGGCAGCTAGAGAAATTGAAAAGTTAATAGAACAAGTTCAGGGAATGGAAGGCCATGGTCTGCAAGTGGTTGCAACCGCTTTGCGAAAGCCAATGGCTCAGATCATCTGGAACGCAGGATTTAATCCATTGGAAAAGCTGGAAGAGGTGAAAGTTGCTCAAAATAAACAAAAGAAAGACTCCTTAGGAATTCATGCTGATACGGGTAAAGTGATCGATATGGAAGAGGTTGGAGTCATTGATCCATCTCTCGTTAAAATTCATGCCTTGAGGGCTGCTGGAGAGATTGCAGAGGCGATTCTTCGCATTCAAACCATTATAAAAATGAGATCTGTTGACCATGATTAG
- the hrcA gene encoding heat-inducible transcriptional repressor HrcA — translation MLTDRQKLILAAVVNSYIESAEPVGSRAISKRHDIGYSPATIRNEMADLEEMGYLEQPHTSAGRIPSNKGYRYYVDHLINPKNIKISKEILTNISHIFTKQFNEFEQILEQTAIILSQITNYTSIILGPEIYHTKLKHVQIVPLSDQRLVVILVTNTGKVQHKTLTIPNEISIDSIEKMVRFLNIKLTGIPLYQLKSKIFVELQQELQKNISEYEQMMQLIDQAILQDLDNQADHKIYVGGTTNILNQPEFNDINTIKDLLMMFEKTEDVRELMKSSQKGIEVRIGSENTVEAATNSSIITATYEVDGVLLGKIGIFGPTRMDYSRVIRILEFLTQDFSNFITRLYK, via the coding sequence GTGCTTACGGATAGACAGAAACTGATTTTGGCTGCAGTGGTGAATAGCTATATAGAATCTGCTGAACCTGTTGGATCGAGAGCGATTTCGAAACGGCATGATATCGGTTATAGTCCGGCAACCATCCGTAATGAAATGGCTGACCTCGAAGAAATGGGTTACTTAGAGCAACCCCATACTTCAGCAGGTCGAATTCCATCCAATAAAGGATATCGGTATTATGTGGATCATTTAATCAATCCAAAGAATATCAAAATCTCTAAAGAGATACTAACGAATATAAGCCATATCTTTACGAAGCAATTTAACGAATTCGAGCAGATTTTAGAACAAACTGCTATAATTCTATCGCAAATCACCAATTATACAAGTATTATCCTTGGTCCAGAGATTTATCATACCAAGTTAAAACATGTCCAAATTGTTCCTTTATCTGATCAAAGATTAGTTGTTATTTTGGTTACTAATACTGGAAAGGTTCAACATAAAACGTTAACCATTCCGAACGAAATTTCAATCGATTCGATTGAGAAGATGGTTCGCTTCCTGAACATTAAGTTGACGGGTATTCCGTTATATCAATTAAAATCAAAAATCTTTGTTGAACTTCAGCAAGAATTGCAAAAAAACATTAGTGAATATGAACAAATGATGCAATTGATTGATCAGGCAATTCTTCAAGATCTTGATAACCAAGCTGACCATAAAATCTATGTCGGTGGGACAACAAATATCTTAAATCAACCAGAATTTAATGATATCAATACAATCAAAGATCTTTTGATGATGTTTGAAAAAACAGAAGATGTTCGAGAATTGATGAAATCCAGTCAAAAAGGAATTGAAGTGAGAATTGGCTCAGAAAATACCGTAGAAGCAGCTACTAATAGTAGCATTATTACTGCAACATATGAAGTGGATGGAGTCTTATTAGGGAAAATCGGTATTTTTGGGCCGACGAGAATGGATTACAGCCGTGTGATTCGGATTCTTGAATTTTTAACCCAAGATTTTTCAAATTTCATTACTAGATTGTATAAATAG
- the hemW gene encoding radical SAM family heme chaperone HemW has protein sequence MAHAVYIHIPFCTNKCHYCDFNSYIAQGQPVMDYLKALDLEMKKTLEIIPIKKVKTIFVGGGTPTVLSLQEMEYFLKSVKNHFQSWDQEIEFTMEANPGTVEIEKLQIMKDYGVNRLSMGVQAFQDGLLSYIGRIHNVRDVYQSVDNAHKVGFTNINIDLMIGLPNQTLSMVKESLDKAFELDLPHFSVYSLKVEENTLFHRLFERNQLPLPPEDDELNMYLMTIEQMEIHGYRQYEISNFAKKGFKSKHNITYWKNEDYYGFGAGAHGYLNGKRHMNLKGVVPYIEKIEKEQQLPRIEEHEVSIEEKKEDMLMLGLRLLEGVKIADYERIFGESIETKFGSQISELVDKGLLIKDEIGIRLTKKGLIYGNEVFAEFIS, from the coding sequence ATGGCACATGCGGTTTATATTCATATTCCTTTTTGTACCAACAAATGTCACTATTGTGACTTTAACTCCTATATTGCACAAGGTCAACCTGTTATGGATTATCTAAAAGCACTGGATCTAGAAATGAAGAAAACATTGGAAATCATCCCGATAAAGAAGGTTAAAACCATTTTCGTTGGCGGAGGAACTCCAACGGTACTTTCTCTGCAAGAAATGGAATACTTTCTCAAAAGCGTGAAAAATCATTTCCAAAGTTGGGATCAAGAGATTGAGTTTACCATGGAAGCCAACCCAGGAACAGTAGAAATTGAAAAGTTACAGATCATGAAAGATTATGGCGTGAATCGACTAAGTATGGGTGTTCAAGCTTTTCAAGACGGCCTCCTCTCCTATATTGGACGAATTCATAATGTGCGAGATGTATACCAAAGTGTGGATAACGCACATAAAGTTGGATTTACGAATATCAATATCGACTTAATGATTGGACTCCCCAATCAAACGCTCAGTATGGTAAAAGAGAGTTTAGACAAAGCTTTTGAATTAGATTTACCTCATTTCTCTGTTTATAGTTTAAAAGTAGAAGAAAATACCTTATTTCATCGATTATTTGAAAGAAATCAATTGCCGTTACCACCTGAAGACGATGAATTAAATATGTATTTAATGACGATTGAACAGATGGAAATACATGGGTATCGACAATACGAGATTAGCAATTTTGCCAAAAAAGGGTTTAAAAGTAAGCATAATATCACCTATTGGAAAAATGAAGACTATTATGGGTTTGGTGCGGGTGCTCACGGATATTTAAATGGAAAAAGGCATATGAATCTTAAAGGGGTTGTTCCTTATATTGAAAAAATAGAAAAAGAACAACAACTCCCTCGAATTGAAGAGCATGAAGTCTCTATAGAAGAGAAAAAAGAGGATATGCTGATGCTGGGATTAAGGTTGTTAGAGGGTGTAAAAATCGCGGACTATGAACGAATCTTTGGTGAATCGATCGAAACAAAATTCGGTTCACAAATTTCTGAACTCGTCGACAAGGGGTTATTAATAAAAGATGAAATTGGGATTCGTCTAACTAAAAAAGGACTCATTTACGGGAATGAAGTCTTTGCTGAATTTATTTCATGA
- the lepA gene encoding translation elongation factor 4 — MNDQERQRRIRNFSIIAHIDHGKSTLADRILEFTGALTQREMEDQVLDQMDLERERGITIKLQAVRLNYKAKDGNEYILNLIDTPGHVDFTYEVSRSLAACEGAVLVVDAAQGIEAQTLANVYLALENDLEIIPVVNKIDLPSAEPERVKQEIEDVIGLDVSEAVLASAKVGIGIEEILEQIVKKVPAPSGNSDDPLQALIFDSHYDPYKGVITYIRVVNGSIKPGMKIKMMSTDKTFEVTEVGVFKPKMTQVDQLSVGDVGFVVASIKNVKDTRVGDTITDAKRPAKEPLPGYRKVNPMVYCGLYPVETKDYDDLREALEKLELNDAALKYEPETSTALGFGFRCGFLGLLHMEIIQERIEREFGINIITTAPSVVYHVTKTNGEKLIIDNPSNMPEPGNIDFIEEPYVKASIMVPNDYVGAVMELCQSKRGEFLDMQYLDTNRVTLTYNMPLSEIVYDFFDQLKSSTKGYASFDYELTGYKPSKLVRVDILLNGEKVDALSFIVHKDKAYQKGRQIAEKLKQLIPRQMFEVPIQAAIGNKVIARETISAMRKNVLAKCYGGDITRKRKLLEKQKEGKKRMKALGTVEVPQEAFMAVLKMDQQ, encoded by the coding sequence ATGAACGACCAAGAACGACAAAGAAGAATTCGTAATTTTTCTATCATTGCCCATATCGACCATGGTAAATCAACCTTGGCCGATCGTATCCTTGAATTTACGGGTGCTTTAACCCAACGGGAAATGGAAGATCAAGTTCTTGACCAAATGGATTTAGAACGTGAACGAGGTATTACCATTAAACTACAAGCCGTTCGTTTAAATTATAAAGCAAAAGATGGGAATGAATATATTCTTAATTTAATAGATACACCTGGACATGTGGACTTTACCTATGAAGTTTCCCGATCTTTAGCAGCTTGTGAAGGGGCTGTTTTAGTAGTAGATGCAGCTCAAGGAATCGAAGCGCAAACGCTGGCCAATGTATATTTGGCGCTTGAAAATGATTTGGAGATTATACCGGTAGTTAACAAAATTGATCTACCTAGTGCAGAACCAGAACGAGTGAAACAGGAAATTGAAGATGTGATCGGATTGGATGTTTCAGAAGCTGTATTGGCTTCTGCGAAAGTAGGAATAGGTATTGAGGAAATCTTAGAACAAATTGTTAAAAAAGTGCCAGCTCCCTCTGGGAATAGTGACGACCCTTTACAGGCATTAATTTTTGATTCGCACTATGATCCATATAAAGGGGTTATTACCTATATTCGTGTAGTGAATGGGTCGATTAAACCAGGAATGAAGATTAAAATGATGTCCACGGATAAAACGTTTGAAGTAACAGAAGTAGGGGTATTCAAACCAAAAATGACGCAAGTGGATCAGTTATCGGTTGGCGATGTTGGTTTTGTCGTGGCCTCCATTAAGAATGTAAAAGATACCCGAGTTGGGGATACGATCACCGATGCAAAACGTCCAGCGAAAGAGCCATTACCAGGTTACCGAAAAGTAAACCCAATGGTTTATTGTGGATTATATCCAGTAGAAACGAAAGACTATGATGACTTAAGGGAAGCTTTGGAAAAATTAGAGTTAAATGATGCAGCGCTAAAATATGAACCAGAGACTTCGACAGCCCTTGGTTTTGGTTTTCGTTGTGGCTTTTTAGGACTTCTTCATATGGAGATTATTCAAGAACGAATTGAACGGGAATTTGGAATTAATATCATTACAACAGCACCTAGTGTGGTTTATCATGTAACAAAGACGAATGGGGAAAAATTGATCATTGATAATCCATCGAATATGCCAGAACCAGGAAATATTGATTTTATCGAGGAACCTTATGTAAAGGCTTCGATTATGGTACCCAATGATTATGTTGGGGCAGTCATGGAACTTTGCCAGTCAAAACGCGGAGAGTTTCTTGATATGCAATATCTAGATACCAATCGGGTTACCTTAACGTACAATATGCCATTATCCGAGATTGTATATGATTTCTTTGATCAGTTAAAATCAAGTACAAAAGGTTATGCTTCTTTTGATTATGAATTGACAGGATATAAACCTTCGAAATTAGTTCGTGTCGATATTCTATTAAATGGTGAAAAAGTAGATGCCCTTTCCTTTATTGTTCATAAAGACAAAGCTTATCAAAAAGGAAGACAAATTGCAGAAAAATTAAAACAACTGATTCCACGGCAAATGTTTGAAGTACCCATTCAGGCAGCAATTGGTAACAAAGTCATTGCTAGAGAAACGATTAGCGCAATGCGGAAAAATGTTCTTGCTAAATGTTATGGCGGGGATATTACGAGAAAGAGAAAATTATTAGAGAAACAAAAAGAAGGGAAAAAGCGAATGAAAGCCTTGGGTACAGTAGAGGTTCCACAAGAGGCATTTATGGCTGTTTTAAAAATGGATCAACAATAA
- a CDS encoding DUF3679 domain-containing protein codes for MARFSLRFFFVIVIFLVGTFMGITVAEKGIYKVTGKPNQGIQSFQVSKNNDQVEVTVLGKTYKKPIPGKEKESATKKEQSSKPTSPKQPVQEEKGQSSTYIGEIGNAISSTLQLGAEKGFEILASFID; via the coding sequence ATGGCACGATTTTCTTTACGTTTTTTCTTTGTGATTGTTATTTTTCTAGTTGGCACTTTTATGGGAATTACAGTTGCTGAGAAAGGAATCTATAAAGTTACAGGTAAGCCAAATCAGGGAATCCAAAGTTTTCAGGTATCTAAAAATAATGATCAAGTAGAGGTTACGGTACTCGGAAAGACCTATAAGAAGCCAATCCCAGGAAAAGAAAAGGAATCAGCTACCAAAAAAGAACAAAGTTCAAAACCAACATCACCAAAACAACCTGTTCAAGAAGAAAAAGGGCAAAGTTCTACTTATATTGGTGAGATCGGAAATGCGATCAGTTCTACACTTCAACTTGGTGCAGAAAAAGGATTTGAAATCCTCGCGAGTTTTATCGATTAA
- the spoIIP gene encoding stage II sporulation protein P: MKQSSLQKFFLSLSIGTAILFMLISVFFLQLSKEHEQTDGDFWDKFSLKLSTNQFLYLFTMEIPIFHIDVQALEEGNSQSPENPFFQLFSLSYKPKHPNDWIKEEIPAYSLMDFANLTAANMTDVIDHPMESKPPKELVQDDQKTEAKEVSANRNVVFIYHTHNRESFLPETNKNSDSKVNITKVGVKLGEELKKLGIGAEVSTDDYYPDLKKYALAYMESSKTVKEALKRNGDYQFIFDIHRDGFPSGKSYEPKEMKKLSTRKIKGVDYATVTFVIGKGNQNYQKNKEFAQKLHDTINKLYPGLSKGITEKTKTSGTNGEYNQSVSPNSVLIEVGSNYNTLEEEYRTARALAEAVAEIYFDAAKVNATPPAKKN; the protein is encoded by the coding sequence ATGAAACAATCTTCGCTTCAAAAGTTCTTTTTATCCCTTTCTATTGGTACGGCAATTTTATTTATGTTGATCAGTGTTTTTTTCTTACAACTATCAAAGGAACATGAACAAACAGATGGTGATTTTTGGGACAAGTTTTCTTTAAAATTATCAACGAATCAATTTTTGTATTTATTTACGATGGAAATTCCAATTTTTCATATAGATGTACAAGCATTAGAAGAAGGTAATTCACAAAGTCCAGAAAATCCTTTCTTTCAGTTATTTTCTCTTTCGTATAAACCCAAACATCCAAATGACTGGATAAAAGAAGAGATCCCTGCTTATTCTCTGATGGATTTTGCGAACTTAACAGCAGCCAATATGACGGATGTAATCGATCATCCAATGGAATCAAAACCCCCAAAAGAATTAGTTCAAGATGATCAGAAAACAGAGGCCAAAGAGGTATCAGCAAATCGAAATGTCGTATTTATTTATCACACACATAATCGTGAATCCTTCCTACCAGAAACAAACAAAAATTCAGATTCCAAAGTGAACATTACAAAGGTAGGGGTAAAACTAGGGGAAGAATTAAAAAAATTAGGGATTGGTGCGGAAGTATCGACGGACGATTATTATCCTGATTTAAAAAAATATGCATTAGCCTATATGGAATCATCGAAAACAGTCAAAGAAGCATTAAAACGAAATGGTGACTACCAATTTATTTTTGATATCCATCGTGATGGGTTTCCATCTGGGAAATCTTATGAGCCGAAAGAGATGAAAAAATTATCTACACGTAAGATTAAAGGTGTTGATTATGCAACGGTCACGTTTGTGATTGGCAAAGGGAACCAGAATTATCAAAAGAACAAAGAATTTGCTCAAAAATTACATGATACCATCAATAAACTTTACCCTGGTTTATCAAAAGGAATTACAGAAAAAACGAAAACATCTGGAACAAATGGAGAATATAATCAATCCGTTTCACCAAATAGTGTCTTGATCGAGGTGGGTAGTAACTATAATACCCTTGAAGAAGAATATCGAACGGCAAGAGCGTTAGCAGAAGCAGTGGCAGAAATTTACTTTGATGCGGCAAAGGTAAACGCAACACCACCAGCTAAGAAAAATTAG
- the gpr gene encoding GPR endopeptidase, whose amino-acid sequence MNRENQIDLSQYQVRTDLALESHQMAVEQYGEQIPGVYINEEEIEGIHISRLSIQSEEGAKRINKRKGNYITFEADALKRHDSTFQGQMTKVFANDFQRYLKEIGILEDAKVLVIGLGNWNVTPDALGPLVVEKILVTRHLFELMPNDVNEGFRPVSAVAPGVLGITGIETSDIVKGIVEESKPDLVIAIDALAARSLNRVNSTIQIADTGINPGSGIGNKRKALNRETLGVPVIAIGIPTVVDAVSITSDTMDYLLQHLGKQMDIRNPFGKRPSKNPEIHQHFLGMVGTLGEQEKRQLIYEVLAPLGYNLMVTPKEVDIFIEDMAEILANGLNMALHSAVNEENIASYTN is encoded by the coding sequence ATGAATAGAGAGAATCAGATTGATCTCAGTCAATATCAAGTACGAACAGATTTAGCATTAGAAAGTCATCAGATGGCAGTAGAGCAATATGGTGAACAGATTCCCGGGGTGTATATAAATGAAGAAGAGATAGAAGGGATCCATATTTCAAGGCTTTCCATTCAGAGTGAGGAAGGAGCAAAACGAATCAACAAGCGAAAGGGGAATTATATCACCTTTGAAGCAGATGCTCTAAAAAGACATGATTCTACTTTTCAGGGACAGATGACAAAGGTTTTTGCCAATGATTTTCAACGTTATTTGAAAGAAATCGGAATTCTGGAAGATGCCAAAGTTTTAGTGATCGGATTAGGGAATTGGAACGTAACTCCTGATGCGTTAGGACCGTTGGTGGTAGAGAAAATCTTAGTGACTCGCCATCTTTTTGAGCTGATGCCTAATGATGTTAATGAAGGATTCCGTCCTGTTAGTGCTGTTGCTCCTGGTGTACTAGGAATTACCGGAATTGAAACAAGCGATATCGTAAAGGGAATTGTGGAAGAGAGTAAACCTGATTTAGTCATAGCCATTGACGCTTTAGCCGCTCGTTCTTTAAATCGTGTCAATTCAACTATTCAAATCGCAGATACAGGAATTAACCCTGGGTCAGGTATTGGCAATAAACGAAAAGCATTAAATCGAGAGACACTCGGTGTTCCAGTCATTGCGATTGGGATTCCAACGGTGGTTGATGCGGTATCGATCACAAGTGATACAATGGATTATTTATTGCAACATTTAGGAAAACAAATGGACATTCGCAATCCTTTTGGAAAAAGACCTTCAAAAAATCCTGAAATTCATCAGCATTTCTTGGGTATGGTAGGTACATTAGGGGAACAAGAAAAACGTCAATTGATTTATGAAGTACTAGCGCCTTTAGGTTATAATCTGATGGTTACCCCAAAGGAAGTAGATATATTTATCGAAGATATGGCTGAAATTTTGGCTAATGGACTCAATATGGCTCTCCATTCAGCGGTAAATGAAGAGAATATAGCTTCTTATACGAATTAA
- the rpsT gene encoding 30S ribosomal protein S20 codes for MPNIKSAIKRVKTTKKHNERNSAQKSALKTAIKHFEVAVQNNDVEAAKTALLNATKKLDKAVTKGLIHKNAASRKKSRLAKKFNALTSNVTA; via the coding sequence ATGCCAAATATTAAATCCGCGATTAAACGTGTAAAAACTACAAAAAAACATAATGAAAGAAATTCTGCTCAAAAATCAGCACTAAAAACTGCTATTAAGCATTTTGAAGTAGCTGTTCAGAATAATGATGTTGAAGCCGCAAAAACCGCTCTCTTGAATGCAACCAAAAAATTAGACAAAGCGGTAACCAAAGGTTTAATTCATAAAAACGCAGCTTCTCGCAAAAAATCTCGTTTAGCAAAGAAATTTAATGCTCTTACATCAAATGTAACTGCATAA
- a CDS encoding GNAT family N-acetyltransferase has translation MKYVKHSFQKPIPYLDSTIIVEGSVSADFLQNFHLHEELNSFRAPAEQMKMLQKIASLPEGKVIIAYYGQTIVGYVVFSYPDPREHWSRFKMPDLLELGSIEVSRPFRGNQIAKRLLEVSFLDPTMEDYIVMTTLYYWHWDLKGTGLTIWQYRRIMENVMKSAGLICYPTNDPEIRSHPVNSLMARIGKNVPQSSIEKFDELRFQYR, from the coding sequence ATGAAGTACGTCAAACACTCTTTTCAAAAACCCATACCCTATCTCGATTCTACGATTATCGTTGAAGGTTCCGTTTCGGCCGATTTCCTACAAAACTTTCATCTCCACGAAGAACTAAATTCTTTTCGTGCCCCTGCAGAGCAGATGAAAATGTTGCAAAAAATTGCTTCTCTACCTGAAGGAAAAGTGATCATTGCTTATTATGGCCAAACGATTGTCGGCTATGTTGTTTTTTCTTACCCTGATCCACGTGAACATTGGTCTAGATTTAAAATGCCAGATCTTTTGGAACTTGGGTCGATCGAAGTGTCTAGGCCTTTTCGCGGAAATCAGATTGCCAAACGATTATTAGAAGTCTCCTTTCTCGATCCAACCATGGAAGACTATATTGTGATGACCACACTCTATTATTGGCACTGGGATTTAAAGGGAACAGGACTTACAATCTGGCAATATCGCAGGATTATGGAAAACGTGATGAAAAGTGCTGGCCTCATATGCTACCCCACCAATGATCCGGAAATTCGTTCCCATCCCGTGAATAGTTTAATGGCCCGTATTGGCAAGAATGTTCCGCAATCATCGATCGAAAAATTTGACGAGTTACGTTTTCAATATCGTTAA
- a CDS encoding acetoin utilization AcuB family protein encodes MLVEQIMNRNAVTVTPTTPIKEVFEIVKHTRVHHIPITTNGKLIGLITARHLRQHCTLAATEGNDLNQRTVGSIMKTNIITAHPLDFVEDVALVMYQMHIGCLPVVQQGQFVGLVTERDIMRTLIEMTGISHPSSQIEVEVENQVENLAKIVQIFKDHQLNISSAFIYPSTVPNKKMLVFRVETIDPRIVVSKIKEAGYHVIWPSLPEE; translated from the coding sequence ATGTTAGTTGAACAGATCATGAATCGAAATGCGGTAACGGTAACACCAACCACTCCGATTAAAGAAGTCTTTGAAATCGTAAAACATACACGGGTTCACCACATCCCTATTACAACAAATGGAAAATTGATCGGATTGATCACAGCGAGACATTTGCGGCAACACTGCACTTTAGCAGCGACTGAAGGCAATGACTTAAATCAGAGAACAGTTGGTTCAATCATGAAAACCAACATTATCACTGCTCATCCTCTCGATTTTGTTGAAGATGTTGCTTTAGTGATGTATCAAATGCATATAGGTTGCCTCCCTGTTGTTCAACAGGGTCAATTCGTTGGTCTTGTTACCGAGAGAGATATCATGCGCACTTTGATTGAAATGACAGGGATTTCTCATCCTAGCTCACAAATTGAGGTAGAGGTAGAGAATCAAGTAGAAAATCTTGCTAAGATCGTCCAAATCTTTAAAGACCATCAATTAAACATCAGTAGCGCTTTTATCTATCCAAGTACTGTTCCAAATAAAAAGATGCTTGTTTTCCGTGTTGAAACGATTGATCCAAGGATCGTCGTAAGTAAAATCAAAGAAGCTGGTTATCATGTCATTTGGCCTAGTCTACCGGAGGAATAG